The nucleotide window cttgttagctagatttagctcagcgccaatgcagagtcactagaatggtatcaagaacattttccaatatctaaaaggaaccattgacttgggactgttctttccctacaaagagacaagaaggaccgcagatggaactgcaatccctaaaggaaatgttgatggcgaaagcgccactcactacaccgaaactccaaatgacgttttggttggttttgctgatgctgggtacctctctgacccatataaaggtcgttcccaaactggttatgtatttaccattgagaacaaggcgatatcttggagatcaaccaagcaaatccttgtggctacctcctcgaactactcagagattattgctctacatgaggcggttcgtgaatgTCAATGGTCAagaactatcattacacatattcgagggactagtagtttgagttctaccactgaagagcctacttgtatttatgaagacaatgcagcttgcatcgaacagatgaagctaggttatattaagggtgataacacaaaacacatatcgccaaagttgttctacaatcagcaacaacaagctctcctcaagattcaagtgaatcaagtaaggtctgaggaaaatgtggcagatttgttcaccaaatcattgcccaaggccatatttgagaaacatgtgaaaaacatgggaatgcgaagtctttccaagctcccttgattagtgcaagtatcagggggaggtgtagacatcagggggagtctaacacacacatgtcatcctcaaatgtagaaggtgctttgtgctcttttccttcgaccaaggtgtattttttgtcccacagggtttttattgttacttggcaaggtttttagtgaggcaacaactcatgcaccatttcatctttgacttggcacaagggggagtgttaaaggaaaagcacattatgtgcctttgtcaaagcaactgacgatgagggaatcaaggaattacaatCACAGCCCAATCAatatttagtatcattaatgtaatcgatatttccgttgtaattctatccctatataaagggaccatgaaatgaaatgagtagaccaattccatctcaattttacttttacatatatatatatatatatatttatatatatatatatatttatatatatatatatatatttacgtggaatatataccTTGATGGCGTGGCATTGTGTTATGTGTAATAAATTGTAAATTTGTTTTCGGATTACTGTTGTGAGCATTTACTCTTTGCGAGAATACAATATATcatgtaattttttattttattgtattGAACAAGTATTTGAGTTTTgatgtaacattttgagtcgtgtgggactttttaaatgttttaggaTCTACGGATCTGGTATCACAGTGGTGACTGAGACAAATATATCGGGAACCACACCTTTGGCCAGGTGAGTGGTTACGATCAGGTaaagctctagtctgtccgccatTGTATGCAATGGGGGGTAACACGTGGCTACCTGGGACTCATGAATAcacgtttttaaaagagagtttcaagtggtttttttcttttattgtccatgagggacttgattttcatattatagTGTTAGTTtaaataatatgattttatcaCTTTTGTGATGTATATTATCCTTATGAGGTAaggatgtcgagttttgaaaatgagtcattttgtgaGATCGGTTATTTGGAGTTGAATGGCGGTCTCTTGGTTTTAGAGAGAGTTGTTTGattttcctatttatttttctttttcattctattgttgatttttaagtaaggattaatttcagtttacccccttgaggtttgggggtgtcatcatgtcacccctttgactctcaattttgaatttttactccccaaacttttcaatttcagtcaGTCATGTCCAATTTCTCAGATTCCGTCAAAATTGGACGTTAATTCTAACGATCTAACCCACTTTGAAGCCTTTTAAGGACacatatgagtttttttttgtcttgaaatgaccataaAAGGCTTCAAAGTGGGTTAGATCGTTAgaattaacgtccaatttggacggaatctgagaaattggacatgactgactgaaattggaaagcttggggggtaaaaattcaaaattgagagtcgagggggtgacatgatgacacccccaaacctcagggggtaaactgaaattaatcctttaagtaatctcctgaactaaaccatATGTAGGGAgtactatgatttcttttgattgtttgattttaatgtgatctcctaaactaaaccatatgcagggattactatgatttcttttgtttgattttaatgtgatctcttgaactaaactatatgtagggattactatgatttctatttGGATTGTGTGCTTTTCGGTGATTTCCTGAACTAATTATCTATGTAGGGATTACCGGTTTTCATTTAGAATAATTTGGCTGTCACGGAGGTGACTGTTGTTttctttaaaaagaaaaggattttgatGTTGGAATTAATCTTTGTATTTATTTGTTATCCTTGAGTCGGAAAGGTGTTTTGTGATTATTtaggtttactcacacgagcttgcaaaaggttaccgggtttgttgtttcaacccagtgcactattccatggcgTAGGGGTTATTGTGTAGGTCAGAGTAAcagtcgtcgaagctgaggtgtTGTTGTTGTCCTAGCTTGGACGTAGAAGTGTACTTTTGGTTGAGTCTTCAGTTGAGTAGTGAGTGTAGTGGGtctgtttacttattgaattgttgttcagtttgatttgtaaactctttgtaatgtaatatgtgactctaaagaacgagtctgtattgacattgtgagcttggtttgttttgttgcttagtttaaatgaaaatttttctaaCTGTTtgcttgtgcttgttaagtcatcgcgtttcggattcgaatttctttattcgaaattcggggGGTGACAAGTAATGACAGTGGTGTCTTGGACTATGTCTTGGTCATCTTTCAGAGTAACTGAGTCTTGATCTTTATGTGTGAAGCGACTAATCAAACTTAATTCAAGCCAAAACTTTCGATTCATAGAAAAATTCAATTTGGTTAGAAATCGAAAAATTCAATTAAGTCAGAAATAGAAAAATTCAATTTTGAGGTCCTAAACAACCTTGGATGTCCGAAAAAGCCCATTCATCATGTCAAAGTGTTCAGCATTGCTTGTGGCGTCATTTTCTTATTGGAAAGGTATAATAATAGCAATCAAATACTGAACACCAAATCTAAATAGTACCAGCATTGCATTTTTCACGCTCAATTTGTTCTTCAATTCTTTCAGCCATCCGTTCTATATTATCAAAGAATGCTATTCCaatcccttcaaaaaaaaaaaaaaaaaaagaatgctaTTCCAATTATGACATAGAAGTGTACTTTAGTATTAGAAAGGACCACCTTCTAGAGGACGACCATTTCATCCATTAAAAACAGAAGAGGATACTTTCACTCCCCCATCAAAAGTCTTCGTCTTCTTGTCTGTATTAAAGTGGTGTCTTGGACTATGTCTTGGTCATCTTTTGGAGTAACTGAGTCTTGATCTTTATGTGTGAAGAGCTGGCGACTAATCAAACTTAATACAAGCCAAAACTTTCGATTCTACTTCAGCCATTTTCACAGTGCATGAAAAGTCTGTCCTAGTAGAAGCACTGAAAAGAACCGATGATCCAATTTAGGTCATGTATAATACCTAGATACAGCGGACCGGGGTAAGTTTGCTTGCTGCTAAACATGATCTAACATCTGTATTGCCTCCAACACAATTATCGTTGTAGCAATATTTTAACTTTGTAGCAAGGCAAACCGTGGCAATAGTGACTTGGAGATTTGGCAAACTAATCAAATTGAATGTACGTTCATGTTTAGAGACGATATATAATTACGATGATTTGAGATGAGCATGCAAGAGAAAGAACTATAAATGAATCTAAGAAGGGATTGCCGTGAATAGTAGATAATCTTAAgttgataattaataattaatccATTGGCGATCAAAATCCTAAATGAAATTTATgcaagaattaattaaatctgaatatgtaaaaatttctggagTTTGTTTTATTAGGGTTTCATAGCtagtttttttgttgttttttgctCACAACAGATCACCAATCACTTTATTATGAGGACTTTGAAATACAATTTATAAGGATTTTCTTCATTCCAACCGCTGTCAATTGAAGCTATACATAATATAATGTAAGTTAGCCCACAAGCATGTATTTAAGAAATCGCCGCACATAGTCCGTGTCACCAAATTTATCAATCATTTCCCTGGACCTCATCATCTTGTCGTCGGTAATTAAACTTGGGGCGACATGATCGCTGATTCTCCCTCAACAATTCTCCGGGTGACAACTTGACGTAATTGACTAATTAAGCTACCTAACACGCTAAAGAAGACTCGGCCAAAGAGAGTTGGTTCAATTGGCAAGGGTGGACTTaaggtgtaaacccacacaAGTTCGATCCCCACTACCAACAATCTCTCATTTGGTGGGCAATTTAGAAAATGTATTGCATAATTCCATACCAATGGGCTGGGCTGGGACACTGGATAGTTTCGTAAGTCCTGTTAGGTTGAGGTCGTAGGTTTGCCTTGTTCTGGTAGtgtagggaagccttcctcttACCTAAACTTTTCTTAtgcaaaaaatataaaaaataaaaaaataaaaaaaataaaaaactcctTATTACTACGAGTAGACTGCAGATTAGTggattgttcttttttctttttttctttgtcaaGTGGATAGTTTATTGACTGGTGTTCATGCCTGCATATATAGTCAATGTACTGAACCCCACAAAGTACGTTAGTAACCTAGTATATATAAAGCTCAAGAGTCACCACTGGCTTGCGATCATAAGGCTAGCTAGGGCTAAATTGATTGGGCTGATCCAGGCTAGCTAGCTACCTTCATTTCTTGAATACCTAGCCAGCTCTCTATTATTCTTCCTGAAAATAATTAGCAGTTCTTTTAGCTTCACACACACATCATAAATATGGAAGAAATACGTGAAGTTGCTTTAGCATACTATGACAATTGCACACCAGAACTTCGGGGTAAGACATGGGAGTTCTTTCAATCCATGGATACGAACGGCGATCACCGAATCAGTGCCAGGGAGTTCAATGAATTCCTCCGTCAGACCGGTTACAACACGATCATTACTGACCCAGAATTATTTGCAAGGCTTGACCGCAACGGTGACTCCGGGCTGGATTTCGATGAAGTACTCACTTTCTACTATATCATTAAAACTGAGTACGTCCGGTGCCGAGGCTGCAACAAGTACCTTTCCGGGCTCTATTTTACTTGCTTCGAATGCTTTGAGGCAGCCAATCCCTCCACTTTTGATCTATGTGATGCTTGTCATCGCAGTAGCAATTTTACTCACCACCACAGTGACCACACACTCTTCTTGGAGAACCACATATTGCTATACTACAAAAGAGGACCAGATGACAGCATGGTAAGTTATTGCATAAGAAACTATTCAATTTATTTTAAGAAATCACCACTCCTTTCTTGAACAATTAATAGTATGGAACTATGGATTAGCATATAGAATTTTCTCCAAAATACCAATAGcattgtttttggaagaaaaaaaaatgccaaGATCTCCAcctacttccattttttttttcaattcgaTCGCAATTGTACTCTATGTTAGTTGTTTCCAAGACAAAAATTTACCGTCTCATAAAATTGAGAATTCTGGTCTTCTGGGTCCGAATTGGTTGTATATTTAGTATTTTACTCGATCTAGTTAGACCTTTCATCTTGCCTAATATGCTGATTTAATTTAAGTTGCTCTATTGTTGATATAGGCAATGGAATATCTATATGCACAAGCTTTAGAGTACTATGATAAAGCAACTCCAGAGCTTAAGAGATCAGTGATGTCTTTCTTTCAATCCATGGTTACACACGGTGCAAACCAAGTCAGCCTCTCTGTGTTCAACGATTTCCTCAAGCAAAATTACTACGACTGGATTTTTAATGATCCACTCTTGTTCCAGAAACTCGACCGCAACCGTGATGGCGGCCTCGATTTCTGGGAATTGCTCACCTTCTACTACATCATCCACACAAGGTACTTCAATTGCCGAGAATGTCAGGTATACCTTGGCGGGCTGTATTTTACCTGCGTTGCTTGCTTTGAGGGAGGAGCTCATTATCGTCGTCATCATCATTCTGATCTCGGCACCTATAATCTATGTGCTGCCTGCTATCGCAGTAGGAATTTCGTCTCTCAACACCCGCACCACACCTTCTTCTTGGATAACCACATATTGCTGCGCTCCAAAAGGGGTCTTCCTCCTTATGCTACACCAAGTCTGGTAAATTACACTGTAATTAAATCTCATCTTGTATTATAGAAAAATTGAAGAAGGTTTAGGGTGATCAAATATGATGATTTACTAATGTACGTATTATATTGTCTGGTTGGCAGAAAGATTcattttattaatttagttGATTTTAGTTTGTGTATCATGGATGTAGGTAAGCGCTCCAAAACCTCTGGTGGtttataataattattattttattaataataattaccaCCTTCCAGCTGTGCAGCCTGTACCTCCAAAGGTGAGTACATTCAGTGTTGGAGGATTATAATTCATAgctaacataaaaaaaaaaaataataataataataataataataaagtcgAAGCACATAATTTAGACACTACGTAAAGTTTTAAAACCTcgaattttctgttttctttgttaTATTTTCAGCAGAGTTGGCTATCGTCACTCAAACTATTAGAGGTGGCCCTGGCTGGTGCAAACTTGGCTGCTAATTGTTCGATTATGTAATGATATTACAAAAAGATCGGAGTTTGATGGAGTAATAATCAAGCATCTTACTTAGCTGGGAGTTTGCGTGCGACAAATCTATCCGAAGGGAAACGGCCAGATCGATTGTGTAATACTCGACAATAACATCATGTTTCTATGTTTTTAAAGTTTGGAGTCAGATGTCCGAGTGCTGCTTTTCATTCTTGCAATGTTTGAGTTAGAGAAATACTTTcgatttttcttttggttttaagGTTAGTGATGTCTGTTTCTTAGCCACGCGCTATTTCTTATCATTTGAACATGAGAACATCAATGAATTTCTTAAACTAGGTGTATGAAAACAAGTGTGATgtacttttttggttttctttatcTTGGAGAATTGGTTTGACCTCGTGTTCTCTGGCGTAATATATGAAGTATTGGAACTTAGGACTTCATCCACAATTTAGAGATAATATGATATTAAACTACAAAATATAAAGGGTTGTTTAGAGTACTtggatgtttatcatacactcatttacatctaattgaaccaaaattacaatttagttGAACTAAATTTATAACATTAAGAACAAAGTTACCACATTTGTTTTacacatttacatataattgaaccaAGTTACTACATCGACAAcaatttgttcataaacttgtaaaaatattgtaggtggagtaattacatGTAATAAAACTAAAAGTACCCAAAAAATAACTCTATATGCCACAATGACAACAAAATTGTTGTCAGATCTGTAAATGAGTGTATCACATACATACAGGTACAGTAGAATTTCCCCAaaatataatacataatttCAATGTGCTCTTGGATATTTTCTACTTAAAATTTGTCATAATGCATGGCCGTTGTTTTTAGTGACCAATTTGTGATATTCAGATGACTTCTTGTAGTGAACAAATTAGCGGTCACTACTACCTGTATCATCAATTACCATATTACATGGTCAATATGAATGTTCCGGTTTCCAAAAATTATACTGTGATTAGGACCCAATAGTGTCATAGTGAGCATTAATTTTTGGTCTCTAAAACTGTTTAGATACGAAATCAGCTAATTTTCAGTGACCGCTTCATTGGTCATTAATTCCCCGTCTTTTTTGTGTAGTGCACCAAACCAGTCATGCTCCCTGCAACAATCCCATTACCTCCGGCTCCCGCTGTTCAAAGCATTGTCGATCAAGACTTGGATCAAAATCCATTATGCAAAATTCCAGCACACAGAATAATGGCCCACACCAATATGATATAAGGTTAAATTACTTGGACATCAAAGGCCATGCCAATTAGTATCTTTTTCACATTGAAGTGAAGGACAGACCGAGTCCACTATCGTACCACGTAACAAACTTTTCCCCAGCAGATTCTCCTCCAAATCAAAGTTGTAGTCGATCAATAAATAGCTTTTGTTATATTATTAATTAAGAATTATCTTTGAGAagtttatatatattctacGAATTAATCAGGACTACTACTAGAGCGCCAGGAGATGATCAGTTGGCTTTTGGGGACCTTGACAGACTTGATGCAAGTAGCCGTGGAAGAGCTTATTTAACTTGTATTTAGGTTGTCTTGTCTCTCTGTCTTGGACTGCGTCTTGAAGCTTTCATTTCAAGTACTCTAATATAAACAGGAAAGTTGGAATTTGGATAGTCATGCATGATTTCTGAAGCTTAATTCAACTATATTATACTTATTTAGAACGTCAAATAAAATGTACGTTCCTATGTACGGTCATGGACAAACAATGTAACTAGATTGAATATCATGTCCATGTGCATTTCTTACTGTATTGGTTAGACATTCTAATATTGAGAACTCGAGCAAAGCGGCTACTACTGGATCATTAACGACCCAGAGTCTTACAGATCGACTCAACGGCAATAGCGATGGTGGATTGGATTTTGGGGAAGTTAATTCTCACTTTCTACTAAATCATTATAACTTCTTCACTTTCTATTTTATACTAAATTTATCTTTCACTGTTTGTATGAAGCAGGAAATTAAGTACTACAGGAGATTTGTACCAAGGGCAGCGTCAAAGGACCAATAAAAGCACAAGCAACAAGTGTTCACGCCAGACGGCCAGAGTGTTGTAAATTACAGAAACTGTTGAATGAGAGGAAGCGCATTTCTTATGTGGATGAGAATTTTGtcctttaatttaatttctgcaTTTTAAATTGTTCGAacacaatgtttttttttttttttttcctaaactGAGTCTTGTTCAAATTATTGATTTAATTGAACCTTTTATCACAGAAAATCAGAAACCAAACTGAAAAAGGACCACCTTTCACAGGACGATTATGAGCGTGTGACTCTGGGTGGGTCGCCTTGATGTTTATCTTCTAATGGGGTCTTGGTCATCCTGTCTTGGGAGTAATGACAGTCGTGTCTTGGTTGTTTTTTGAAGCttactgtttggctccaaaaccagttggcgtgcaaactgtttcttttgagcgtgtgcgcaggcgtgccagcaccgtggggtgcagtcgtcggggcgtcccttgacctgacttcttgaatcaagcgctgtggacgaggagagcaccaacctcgtcacaaggctcttttccTTGCCTTTCGGAGAAGGACTtctttgccttacgcgggtaagggctttggttgtggtctcttcgcgttcaccgtatcaatacttagtgttgtagactaagcagagcaatcactgggaagttgtgagaaagcacagggtttgataaagcgtgactttagcttcgctgggttgcgagggcgttacccttgcttcgctggtagtatcgatggcagtcggctcgcggggagactaggactggtgATTTATgtgcttaaatgcaacttacacgcaataagggcacggtcatcaaagaagtgggaaatatttgaacccgaaattatcgtaccacggggattgaaaagctaacttcaatccttggttatgccgattactaagtcactaacaattaacaaaatctagaaaaatagcaccaagctatttacaaGCCCGGCttggaacaaccaagcctaaaattggtcaagagaaccacaagtGAATGCGGAAACCCACAACCGAGTGGTattgacaatgaaagtggtttgtgaaatttgattttgattgtgaaaaataaaattgacaattgaaaattaaaattgcaaCTAAAGATAAATataatagaaactaatcaagaaGTGGAAATTAGGttactagggtatcctcctagccaaaattaatgcacaaatatattcggacaatggtcattccattcataatggcatcaagaaccgtacccaaggcttttcaaggctcatgggtcattagattccttaaagggtatttctactccggatcaagggtcgtggaaactcaattgggacaatctagagccttgttagggcctctagttgcaccaaaaggcgaagagtcctagaatcaaagtacccaagctagccaatacggcaattgaaattggtattgtaactaaccatgttctaaacaaatGTCCTAgttataaattagagaagtgattaggtcccctaatttgttctagacatgctcatctacacattgaagagttaatcaagctcctaatcatgcatctaagccaaataatatagattagaacatatgccaaacacgaaattaaaaaccattgaattaaaacatatttattacatcaaattcatgctagggctcaaaccctagcttcctaaatagactactcacaacccatcaataaatcaacaaaaatatacatcaattaaagaggtaaaggtgaagaggagtgagaagcaacaagaacaagtcacaaattgctaagGAGCAagtatgacaagccttgatttatgatttccTACTTTTACCCAATCTTAAATATTGATGTTCCTTGAAGtcccttgagaaattgatgaggatttgatgtggaGTAGtgaagattaaaagaaaatatatagtgGGTATGGTGGTGTGGTGTTTTGGGGAGGAAGAGAGGATGAGAAAAGGAATTCTGGTGGTGTGTCATGTGCGGCTACTGTTGGATAGGGAATTATATATGGGTGTGCTGCTGTAGGGTTCTCGTAAAGGACAGAGGGTAGTGTGAGTAAATGGATGGATGGATAATTGCCAGAGGGAGAAGAAACGGAATCTAGGCTGTTCAAAAAGGAGAGAAATTAAATGGCACG belongs to Rosa chinensis cultivar Old Blush chromosome 4, RchiOBHm-V2, whole genome shotgun sequence and includes:
- the LOC121052779 gene encoding uncharacterized protein LOC121052779, with amino-acid sequence MEEIREVALAYYDNCTPELRGKTWEFFQSMDTNGDHRISAREFNEFLRQTGYNTIITDPELFARLDRNGDSGLDFDEVLTFYYIIKTEYVRCRGCNKYLSGLYFTCFECFEAANPSTFDLCDACHRSSNFTHHHSDHTLFLENHILLYYKRGPDDSMAMEYLYAQALEYYDKATPELKRSVMSFFQSMVTHGANQVSLSVFNDFLKQNYYDWIFNDPLLFQKLDRNRDGGLDFWELLTFYYIIHTRYFNCRECQVYLGGLYFTCVACFEGGAHYRRHHHSDLGTYNLCAACYRSRNFVSQHPHHTFFLDNHILLRSKRGLPPYATPSLVSAPKPLVVYNNYYFINNNYHLPAVQPVPPKQSWLSSLKLLEVALAGANLAANCSIM